In Dryobates pubescens isolate bDryPub1 chromosome 8, bDryPub1.pri, whole genome shotgun sequence, a genomic segment contains:
- the TWNK gene encoding twinkle mtDNA helicase isoform X1 produces the protein MAAVPLRPCRAAGRLLPLLCGGARSKGARSPGVPGRLTQRRYKKDVLPSPEGPVPSVSITEIRQYLRAQGIPFHDGYSCLHTPSLFTDGREGQPPAAAASTPYTLFIDKTTGSFLCTATLAEGTWQDFQANVELRHRGIPPASSEETEEDMQRVREDARCIWDRALPLWELLDEEETSKTKAMFGISLVSDATLKRFGVRYLRTAKSLVFPWFSTRDATLKGLKLVRVEKKGEAIAYVEETLPRFDSYRNLFGLPLISRRDTELVLTGWELDALALHQATGVASLALPRGATCLPPALLPYLEQFKRITLWLGEDLRSWEAAKLFARKLSLKRCSLVRPGDLQPRPLEALNQGLNLTKILRAALPASHKSIVSFRQLREEVFGELVNTEQVAGVKWARFPELNKLLKGHRRGELTVFTGPTGSGKTTFISEYALDLCMQGVCTLWGSFEINNVRLAKIMLTQFAGRRLEDQLELYDEWADRFEDLPLYFMTFHGQQNIKTVIDTMQHAVYMYDITHVVVDNLQFMMGHEHLSVDRLAAQDYIVGAFRKFATDNTCHITLIIHPRKEDDEKELQTASIFGSAKASQEADNVLILQDRKLMTGPGRRYLQVSKNRFDGDVGIFPLEFSKASLTFSSSGKSKVKLKKMKEEKASKDAKQVTEGGSGASKKS, from the exons ATGGCGGCGGTGCCCCTGCGGCCCTGCAGAGCCGCCGGCCGCCTCTTGCCTCTGCTGTGCGGCGGGGCGAGGAGCAAGGGAGCTCGGAGCCCCGGGGTGCCGGGCCGCCTCACGCAGCGGCGCTACAAAAAGGACGTGCTGCCCTCCCCCGAGGGGCCCGTGCCCTCCGTCTCCATCACCGAGATCCGCCAGTACCTACGGGCCCAGGGCATCCCTTTCCACGACGGGTACAGCTGCCTGCATACCCCCAGCCTCTTCACCGATGGCAGGGAGGGCCAACCGCCGGCGGCGGCTGCCAGCACGCCTTACACGCTTTTCATTGACAAGACCACGGGCAGCTTCCTGTGCACGGCCACCTTGGCCGAGGGCACTTGGCAGGACTTCCAAGCGAACGTAGAGCTGCGGCACCGTGGTATTCCCCCTGCCAGCTCAGAGGAGACGGAAGAGGACATGCAACGGGTTCGTGAGGACGCTCGCTGCATCTGGGACCGGGCTCTGCCCCTCTGGGAGCTACTGGACGAGGAAGAGACCAGTAAGACTAAGGCCATGTTTGGTATCTCCCTGGTGTCAGATGCCACCCTGAAACGCTTTGGGGTGCGTTATCTGAGGACTGCCAAGTCCCTTGTCTTCCCTTGGTTCAGCACCCGTGATGCCACCCTGAAGGGCCTGAAGCTTGTGAGGgtggagaagaagggggaagcGATAGCTTATGTAGAAGAGACTTTACCCCGCTTCGATTCCTATCGCAATCTTTTTGGACTGCCACTGATTAGCCGCCGAGACACAGAGCTGGTCTTAACTGGGTGGGAGCTGGATGCCTTGGCCCTGCACCAAGCTACAGGGGtggccagcctggccctgccacGGGGGGCCACCtgtctgccccctgccctccttccaTATTTGGAACAGTTCAAGCGCATCACACTGTGGTTGGGGGAGGACCTGCGGTCCTGGGAAGCTGCCAAGCTCTTTGCCCGCAAGCTGAGCCTCAAGCGCTGCTCTCTAGTGCGTCCTGGCGACCTGCAGCCTCGGCCCTTGGAGGCTCTGAACCAGGGCCTGAACCTCACCAAGATTCTgcgtgctgccctgcctgccagccacaAATCCATTGTCTCCTTCCGACAGCTGCGTGAGGAGGTGTTTGGAGAGCTGGTCAACACAGAGCAGGTGGCTGGTGTCAAGTGGGCACGCTTTCCTGAGCTCAACAAGCTCCTCAAAGGGCACCGCAGAGGGGAGCTCACTGTCTTCACAG GCCCAACAGGCAGTGGGAAGACAACCTTCATCAGTGAGTATGCGCTGGACCTGTGCATGCAGGGGGTGTGCACTCTGTGGGGCAGCTTTGAGATCAACAACGTCCGTTTGGCCAAGATCATGCTGACACAGTTTGCCGGCCGGCGCCTGGAGGACCAGCTGGAGCTGTATGATGAATGGGCAGATCGCTTTGAGGATCTCCCACTCTACTTCATGACTTTCCATGGCCAGCAGAACATCAA GACTGTGATTGACACCATGCAGCATGCTGTCTACATGTACGACATCACCCACGTGGTTGTCGACAATCTCCAGTTCATGATGGGACATGAGCACCTCTCTGTGGACAG GCTTGCTGCCCAGGACTACATCGTTGGTGCCTTCCGCAAGTTTGCTACAGACAACACCTGCCACATCACACTGATCATCCATCCCCGCAAAGAGGACGACGagaaggagctgcagacagcctcCATCTTTGGCTCTGCCAAG gccagccaggaggctgaCAACGTCCTCATCCTGCAAGACCGTAAGCTGATGACAGGGCCGGGGAGGCGCTACCTGCAGGTGTCCAAGAACCGTTTTGATGGGGATGTGGGCATCTTCCCCCTGGAGTTCAGCAAGGCCTCGCTCACCTTCTCATCCTCTGGAAAAAGCAAGGTCAAGCTGAAGAAgatgaaggaggagaaggcatcTAAAGATGCCAAGCAAGTTACAGAGGGAGGCTCAGGCGCCTCCAAGAAGTCATGA
- the MRPL43 gene encoding 39S ribosomal protein L43, mitochondrial codes for MTSRGSPSRFLTAVLHNGVGRYVRQLQRLQLLFSPTAADSRGARQFVEEAAMDFARRHPDVVLYVSPRSGGAPVLLAEYLNGTVREELIASKTSQEIVQLATKLAGQSGLDIIRIRKPFHTDNPSIQGQWHPLTNKPSALNVQGPRLQPK; via the exons ATGACGAGCCGCGGCTCGCCCAGCCGCTTCCTGACTGCCGTCCTACACAATGGCGTGGGCCGCTACGTACGGCAGCTCCAGcggctccagctcctcttcagCCCTACCGCGGCCGACTCTCGCGGCGCCAG GCAGTTCGTGGAGGAGGCGGCGATGGACTTTGCTCGTCGGCACCCTGATGTCGTTCTCTACGTCAGCCCCCGCTCCGGTGGAGCCCCGGTGTTGCTGGCTGAGTACT TGAACGGGACAGTACGGGAAGAGCTCATCGCCAGCAAGACAAGCCAGGAGATTGTGCAGCTGGCCACCAAGCTGGCTGGCCAGTCTGGCCTGGACATCATCCGCATCCGCAAGCCCTTCCACACTGACAACCCCAGCATCCAGGGCCAGTGGCACCCCCTCACCAACAAACCCTCTGCCCTCAACGTCCAGGGCCCACGCTTGCAGCCCAAATAA
- the TWNK gene encoding twinkle mtDNA helicase isoform X2: MAAVPLRPCRAAGRLLPLLCGGARSKGARSPGVPGRLTQRRYKKDVLPSPEGPVPSVSITEIRQYLRAQGIPFHDGYSCLHTPSLFTDGREGQPPAAAASTPYTLFIDKTTGSFLCTATLAEGTWQDFQANVELRHRGIPPASSEETEEDMQRVREDARCIWDRALPLWELLDEEETSKTKAMFGISLVSDATLKRFGVRYLRTAKSLVFPWFSTRDATLKGLKLVRVEKKGEAIAYVEETLPRFDSYRNLFGLPLISRRDTELVLTGWELDALALHQATGVASLALPRGATCLPPALLPYLEQFKRITLWLGEDLRSWEAAKLFARKLSLKRCSLVRPGDLQPRPLEALNQGLNLTKILRAALPASHKSIVSFRQLREEVFGELVNTEQVAGVKWARFPELNKLLKGHRRGELTVFTGPTGSGKTTFISEYALDLCMQGVCTLWGSFEINNVRLAKIMLTQFAGRRLEDQLELYDEWADRFEDLPLYFMTFHGQQNIKTVIDTMQHAVYMYDITHVVVDNLQFMMGHEHLSVDRLAAQDYIVGAFRKFATDNTCHITLIIHPRKEDDEKELQTASIFGSAKPGG; the protein is encoded by the exons ATGGCGGCGGTGCCCCTGCGGCCCTGCAGAGCCGCCGGCCGCCTCTTGCCTCTGCTGTGCGGCGGGGCGAGGAGCAAGGGAGCTCGGAGCCCCGGGGTGCCGGGCCGCCTCACGCAGCGGCGCTACAAAAAGGACGTGCTGCCCTCCCCCGAGGGGCCCGTGCCCTCCGTCTCCATCACCGAGATCCGCCAGTACCTACGGGCCCAGGGCATCCCTTTCCACGACGGGTACAGCTGCCTGCATACCCCCAGCCTCTTCACCGATGGCAGGGAGGGCCAACCGCCGGCGGCGGCTGCCAGCACGCCTTACACGCTTTTCATTGACAAGACCACGGGCAGCTTCCTGTGCACGGCCACCTTGGCCGAGGGCACTTGGCAGGACTTCCAAGCGAACGTAGAGCTGCGGCACCGTGGTATTCCCCCTGCCAGCTCAGAGGAGACGGAAGAGGACATGCAACGGGTTCGTGAGGACGCTCGCTGCATCTGGGACCGGGCTCTGCCCCTCTGGGAGCTACTGGACGAGGAAGAGACCAGTAAGACTAAGGCCATGTTTGGTATCTCCCTGGTGTCAGATGCCACCCTGAAACGCTTTGGGGTGCGTTATCTGAGGACTGCCAAGTCCCTTGTCTTCCCTTGGTTCAGCACCCGTGATGCCACCCTGAAGGGCCTGAAGCTTGTGAGGgtggagaagaagggggaagcGATAGCTTATGTAGAAGAGACTTTACCCCGCTTCGATTCCTATCGCAATCTTTTTGGACTGCCACTGATTAGCCGCCGAGACACAGAGCTGGTCTTAACTGGGTGGGAGCTGGATGCCTTGGCCCTGCACCAAGCTACAGGGGtggccagcctggccctgccacGGGGGGCCACCtgtctgccccctgccctccttccaTATTTGGAACAGTTCAAGCGCATCACACTGTGGTTGGGGGAGGACCTGCGGTCCTGGGAAGCTGCCAAGCTCTTTGCCCGCAAGCTGAGCCTCAAGCGCTGCTCTCTAGTGCGTCCTGGCGACCTGCAGCCTCGGCCCTTGGAGGCTCTGAACCAGGGCCTGAACCTCACCAAGATTCTgcgtgctgccctgcctgccagccacaAATCCATTGTCTCCTTCCGACAGCTGCGTGAGGAGGTGTTTGGAGAGCTGGTCAACACAGAGCAGGTGGCTGGTGTCAAGTGGGCACGCTTTCCTGAGCTCAACAAGCTCCTCAAAGGGCACCGCAGAGGGGAGCTCACTGTCTTCACAG GCCCAACAGGCAGTGGGAAGACAACCTTCATCAGTGAGTATGCGCTGGACCTGTGCATGCAGGGGGTGTGCACTCTGTGGGGCAGCTTTGAGATCAACAACGTCCGTTTGGCCAAGATCATGCTGACACAGTTTGCCGGCCGGCGCCTGGAGGACCAGCTGGAGCTGTATGATGAATGGGCAGATCGCTTTGAGGATCTCCCACTCTACTTCATGACTTTCCATGGCCAGCAGAACATCAA GACTGTGATTGACACCATGCAGCATGCTGTCTACATGTACGACATCACCCACGTGGTTGTCGACAATCTCCAGTTCATGATGGGACATGAGCACCTCTCTGTGGACAG GCTTGCTGCCCAGGACTACATCGTTGGTGCCTTCCGCAAGTTTGCTACAGACAACACCTGCCACATCACACTGATCATCCATCCCCGCAAAGAGGACGACGagaaggagctgcagacagcctcCATCTTTGGCTCTGCCAAG ccaggaggctga
- the SEMA4G gene encoding semaphorin-4G — protein MSGGTDHLLAALFMAGVASAMGYPSTTDLDATPRTTVTFDELSGVRFFSMHTLNYSTLLLEDDQGILYVGARGAIFALNSSDVADGSHRTIHWEASPEKRMDCLQKGKNNKTECFNHVRFLQRLNSTHLYACGTYAFHPLCAAIDANRFELPSHFEEGKEKCPYDPARGYTGLIVDGGLYTATRYEFRSLPDIRRNLHQRPLKTEESPLHWLNDAEFVASVLVQESKDSPVGDDDKIYYFFTERAGEETTSFYDKSQVARVARVARVCKSDVGGKKILQRKWTSFMKARLVCYIPYYEVLRSVGSLDAGNWASTVFYAAFTLSAQWRTMEASAVCRYSISAVQHAFEGPYMEYQDSARKWSRYDGAVPEPRPGSCITDHSRRKGYNSSQDLPNSVLDFVKLHPLMFEEVKPAGGEPLLVKKNVAYSQLAVDRVQALDGHYYDVLFMGTGDGWIHKAVVVGSGIHIVDEVQVFRDPQPVESLVISHVQRSLYVGAASGIMQVPLASCARYASCYDCILARDPYCAWDGRACRPTATTASAGLVQDIQSGNKGCRSSSGRGFPTWKNRTVLQGDDVLLPCDQRSNLARAVWLLNGSQVPGAGQDRLRVGVDGLLVTDTLPQHSGEYRCYSEERGLRTLLAAYSLSVLPELPRGPTAAARPHAASQTDGDVKVAYVSAIVALVVLCAVLSAVLLYMSCLEKRKGKYVLGEPRPASVELQTVSANCLRKGRREEEEEEELTYPDGCLRIIPGEAPTAPTSPVKELPTVVPPLPPPPPLPAELTNGVGALPNVLRKMNGNSYMLLQQQEEPLASPLYSASFTEELSKILEKRKHTQLVEKLDESSV, from the exons ATGAGCGGAGGCACAGACCATCTCCTGGCAGCTCTCTTCATGGCAGGGGTGGCATCAGCCATGGGCTACCCATCTACCACTGACCTGGATGCCACCCCCAGGACAACGGTCACCTTTGATG AGCTGTCAGGTGTCCGGTTCTTCAGCATGCACACCCTCAACtacagcaccctgctgctggaggatgaCCAGGGAATTCTCTAtgtgggtgccaggggagcCATCTTCGCCCTCAACTCCAGTGACGTGGCTGACGGCTCCCACCGAACG ATCCACTGGGAAGCCTCCCCAGAGAAGCGGATGGACTGCCTGCAGAAGGGCAAAAACAACAAG ACGGAGTGCTTCAACCACGTGCGGTTCCTGCAGAGGCTGAACAGCACTCACCTCTACGCCTGTGGCACCTACGCCTTCCACCCGCTCTGTGCTGCCATT GATGCCAACAGGTTCGAGTTGCCATCCCACTTTGAGGAAGGCAAGGAGAAGTGCCCATATGACCCTGCCCGTGGCTACACTGGCCTCATTGTGG ATGGCGGCTTGTACACAGCCACGCGCTACGAATTCCGGAGCCTGCCTGACATCCGGAGAAACCTGCACCAGCGGCCGCTGAAGACAGAGGAGTCTCCATTACACTGGCTGAatg ATGCTGAGTTTGTGGCCTCTGTGCTGGTCCAGGAGAGCAAAGACAGCCCCGTGGGTGATGATGACAAAATCTACTACTTCTTCACCGAGCGGGCGGGTGAGGAGACCACATCCTTCTATGACAAGAGCCAGGTGGCCCGCGTGGCCCGTGTGGCCCGTGTCTGCAAG AGTGACGTAGGGGGGAAGAAGATCCTGCAGCGCAAGTGGACGTCGTTCATGAAGGCACGCCTGGTCTGCTACATCCCCTACTACGAGGTGCTGCGCAGCGTCGGCAGCCTGGATGCAGGCAACTGGGCCAGCACTGTCTTTTACGCTGCCTTCACGCTCTCGGCACAGTG GAGGACCATGGAGGCCTCAGCCGTGTGCCGCTACAGCATCTCGGCCGTGCAGCATGCCTTTGAGGGCCCGTACATGGAGTACCAGGACTCGGCTCGCAAGTGGTCCCGCTATGATGGAGCGGTGCCTGAGCCCCGGCCCGGCTCT TGCATCACGGACCACTCCCGCAGGAAGGGCTACAACTCCTCTCAGGACCTGCCTAACAGCGTCCTGGACTTCGTCAAGCTGCATCCGCTCATGTTTGAGGAGGTGAAGCCGGCCGGCGGGGAGCCACTGCTGGTGAAGAAGAACGTGGCATACAGCCAGCTGGCCGTGGACAGGGTGCAGGCCCTCGATGGCCACTACTACGATGTGCTCTTCATGGGGACAG GGGATGGTTGGATCCACAAGGCTGTGGTGGTGGGCTCTGGTATCCACATCGTGGACGAGGTGCAGGTTTTCAGGGACCCACAGCCTGTGGAGAGCCTGGTGATCTCCCATGTCCAG AGAAGCCTGTATGTGGGGGCAGCCAGTGGGATCATGCAGGTGCCCCTGGCCTCCTGTGCCCGCTATGCCTCGTGCTATGACTGCATCCTTGCCCGGGACCCCTACTGCGCCTGGGATGGCAGGGCCTGCCGCCCCACCGCCACCACCGCCAG CGCAGGGCTGGTGCAGGACATTCAGAGTGGCAACAAAGGATGCCGGAGCAGCTCCGGGCGGG GCTTCCCAACATGGAAGAACAGGACTGTGCTGCAAGGGGACgatgtgctgctgccctgcgaCCAGCGTTCCAACCTGGCGCGAGCCGTCTGGCTGCTGAACGGCAGCCAGGTGCCAGGTGCCGGGCAGGACCGGCTGCGGGTGGGGGTGGATGGGCTGCTGGTGACAGACacgctgccccagcacagcggCGAGTACCGCTGCTACAGTGAGGAGCGGGGTCTCCGCACGCTGCTGGCTGCCTACAGCCTCTCCGTGCTGCCCGAGCTGCCCCGTGGCCCCACGGCCGCCGCACGGCCCCATGCTGCCAGCCAGACAGATGGTGACGTGAAAGTGGCTTACGTCTCTGCCATCGTCGCCTTGgtggtgctgtgtgctgtgctcagcGCCGTCCTCCTCTACATGTCCTGCCTGGAGAAGCGCAAGGGCAAGTATGTGCTGGGGGAGCCACGGCCTGCCAGCGTGGAACTGCAGACTGTCTCGGCCAACTGCCTGCGCAAGGGCCGccgagaggaggaggaggaggaagagctcaCCTATCCAGATGGCTGCCTGCGGATCATCCCTGgcgaggcacccacagcaccgaCCTCCCCAGTCAAGGAGCTGCCGACTGTTGTgcccccgctgccgccgccgccgccgctgccagcTGAGCTCACCAACGGCGTGGGGGCTCTGCCCAATGTCCTCCGCAAGATGAATGGCAACAGCtacatgctgctgcagcagcaggaggagccgCTGGCCTCGCCCCTCTACAGCGCTTCCTTCACCGAGGAGCTCAGCAAGATCCTCGAGAAGCGGAAACACACGCAGCTGGTGGAGAAGCTGGACGAGAGCTCCGTGTAG